The Saccharomyces mikatae IFO 1815 strain IFO1815 genome assembly, chromosome: 15 DNA window GCATTTGCAGCCACTCCTCCAATTGACGGTACTCTTGTGAAGTACTATTTATCTCCGGAAGATTTTCTTGTGAAGCTACCGGAAGGTGTTAGCTATGAAGAGGGAGCCTGTGTCGAGCCACTATCTGTCGGTGTGCACTCTAACAAACTCGCAGGAGTTCGCTTCGGCACCAGAGTTGTTGTATTTGGCGCAGGGCCTGTGGGGCTGTTAACGGGAGCAGTTGCGCGTGCATTTGGTGCCAGTGACGTTGTTTTCGTTGATGTGTTTGACAACAAGCTACAAAGGGCAAAGGATTTCGGTGCTACAAACActttcaattcttccaaGATTCCTACTGACAAAGCCCAAGAATTGGCTTCTGAAGTAGAAAAGCTTCTAGGCGGAAACCATGCAGATGTGGTGTTTGAATGCTCGGGAGCAGATGTTTGCATTGACGCTGGTGTCAAAGTAACCAAGGTTGGGGGAACGATGGTACAAGTTGGTATGGGCAAAAATTATACCAACTTCCCAATCGCTGAAGTTAGCGGCAAGGAAATGAAGCTAATTGGATGTTTCCGTTATTCGTTTGGTGATTATCGCGATGCGGTGAACTTGGTTGCCACAGGAAAAGTTAATGTCAAGCCACTAATAACGCATAGATTTAAGTTCGAAGATGCAGCTAAGGCCTATGACTACAACATTTCCCATGGTGGAGATGTAGTCAAGACTATAATCGCCGGTCCCGAATGAGAaggcaatttttttcaagtttttataTTATGAAGTATGACAACATTGGTTTGCcgatgtattttttttttaagtaGATCAGTCTATCACGGTTCTTGGGTTTGTTCATATGTATTTATAAACGTAGATGAACAGAGATAGTAAACTGTATATAAGGGCAATTAAAAATTGTTGAGATATTCAATAATAGTGAATAAGTTAGAAACACCACCTTCACAGTAatgaataattttttgtCCTACAAAATACTATATActataaaagaaagtaatCTAGGATTTATTGTCAAGAATAATTTATCTGCACGTTTACTAAATATCTCGTTTACCCAAAATAACCACGAGTTGAGTATGATAGTATGAATTACACGGGTTCTTTGTTTAATGGCAACTTTAGGTTTTAGGGTCTAGAAATGGATGTCACGCTGGACGAGGGAATCTAACGAAGGTTACTTTGCTGTATCACACTAATTTAGTTAATACTGAGCCAAATATATGGTTACATACCACAAACAATTACTCTTGCACCACCTTTTTCATGAAGAACATGATTCATTGATCTACATTtatgaacaaaaagaaagcagtAAGAAGAAACAAGGCTATCAAAGCATGTTTGAATTgtagaagaaagaaacaaaaatgcGATCAAGCAAGACCTCAATGTTATCAATGTCGTATCCGAAAAACAGAGTGTGTTTACTTGGGAGAAAAGGCGGATAAAAATAGTATATCCATCCCCAACTCTATCCTAGATACAACCCCTTTCGATATTAATCACGTGGGTTCGAAAGACAATAGTTGTAAAAGTGAGGAAGCAAATCCTCTAGTAGGAACTAAATTTATATTC harbors:
- the SMKI15G5110 gene encoding NAD(P)-dependent alcohol dehydrogenase; translated protein: MSQTTNPSVVLRKVGDIAIEQRPVPTIEDPHYVKLAIKATGICGSDVHYYRSGGIGKYILKAPMVLGHESSGEVVEVGNAVTRVKVGDRVAIEPGVPSRYSDETKEGRYNLCPHMAFAATPPIDGTLVKYYLSPEDFLVKLPEGVSYEEGACVEPLSVGVHSNKLAGVRFGTRVVVFGAGPVGLLTGAVARAFGASDVVFVDVFDNKLQRAKDFGATNTFNSSKIPTDKAQELASEVEKLLGGNHADVVFECSGADVCIDAGVKVTKVGGTMVQVGMGKNYTNFPIAEVSGKEMKLIGCFRYSFGDYRDAVNLVATGKVNVKPLITHRFKFEDAAKAYDYNISHGGDVVKTIIAGPE